The following coding sequences are from one Panicum hallii strain FIL2 chromosome 5, PHallii_v3.1, whole genome shotgun sequence window:
- the LOC112892821 gene encoding uncharacterized protein LOC112892821 produces the protein MAFPLPSLAGLLARRTLLAYAATWTAVAVTAVAVAAFAPELAFVWALGPGTPLSRACQGGAGGGEGFSVGLPLDGPPWDVVCVPAGMFGRARPDAVVPLVFAVVVVTGAVWFTTAVGVWEDDHSDEPLSPASIDQV, from the coding sequence ATGGCGTTCCCGCTCCCCTCCCTCGCCGGCCTCCTCGCGCGGCGCACGCTGCTCGCGTACGCGGCCACGTGGACGGCGGTCGCGGTCaccgccgtggccgtggccgcgtTCGCGCCGGAGCTCGCCTTCGTCTGGGCGCTCGGGCCCGGGACCCCGCTGTCGAGGGCGTGccagggcggcgccggcgggggcgAGGGTTTCAGCGTCGGCCTGCCGCTCGACGGGCCGCCGTGGGACGTCGTCTGCGTGCCCGCCGGCATGTTCGGCCGGGCCAGGCCCGACGCCGTCGTCCCGCTCGTCTTCGCCGTCGTCGTGGTCACCGGCGCCGTCTGGTTCACCACGGCCGTCGGGGTGTGGGAGGATGATCACAGCGACGAGCCGTTGTCGCCGGCTTCCATAGACCAAGTGTAG
- the LOC112892263 gene encoding putative pentatricopeptide repeat-containing protein At3g15200 translates to MPPPRLGCAILAAACRFIKPIARTHEPCAVLRSLGVLGSCPPAVRHNVSEGPPPVGLPPCFRQGVLSRGHVLGSLRFCHASASERSSEVHASEILRTLKSIGGSDNADLGDALRQFAEKMDEDVVLKVLQKQRSNWQVALAFFNWAAGLPGYAHGSRAYTEMLDILGRMKKVRLMRQLFDEIREERRAVVVTDRMFAVLLNRYAGAHKVQEAIEVFYLRKDYGFELDLVGFQILLMSLCRYKHVEEAEALFHEKKSKFPHVIKSWNIILNGWCVKGSFRDAQRIWNDIVASKVERDLFTYGTFIKAMTKDGRIGSAVKLFNRMWEKGINPDVAICNCIIDQLCFKKRIPEALEIFGEMNDQRCLADVATYNTLIKYLCKINRMEKVYELLDEMEAKGCPPNTRTYSYILKTTEKPKDVIALMQRMEQSGCKLDSDTYNLILNLYINWKYEKGVQQVWDEMERSGSGPDQRSFTIMVHGLHSQGKLDEALQYYTTMKSRGMIPEPRTKILVKAIYMKKDGAATEDQSANMTGKDLKLDPRSRLFHVHK, encoded by the exons atgccgccgccgcgtcTGGGGTGTgccatcctcgccgccgcctgcagGTTCATCAAGCCCATCGCTC GTACTCATGAACCATGTGCAGTACTTAGGAGCCTCGGTGTTCTTGGGTCGTGCCCGCCAGCTGTTCGACACAATGTCTCAGAGGGGCCACCACCCGTGGGCTTGCCCCCATGCTTCCGCCAAGGTGTCCTTTCACGTGGGCACGTGCTTGGGTCTCTGAGATTTTGCCATGCCAGTGCTTCGGAACGTTCCAGCGAGGTCCACGCCAGTGAAATCCTGAGAACTCTCAAGTCCATTGGTGGCAGCGACAATGCTGATCTCGGCGATGCTCTCCGTCAGTTTGCAGAAAAGATGGACGAGGACGTTGTCCTCAAGGTCCTCCAGAAGCAGCGGTCCAACTGGCAGGTCGCGCTGGCGTTCTTCAACTGGGCGGCAGGGCTACCTGGCTACGCCCATGGGTCGAGGGCCTATACTGAGATGCTGGACATTCTCGGGCGGATGAAGAAGGTCAGGCTCATGAGGCAGCTGTTCGATGAGAtccgggaggagcggcgggcggtggtggtAACTGACAGGATGTTTGCCGTGCTGTTGAACCGGTATGCGGGTGCACACAAGGTGCAGGAGGCGATAGAGGTGTTCTACTTGAGGAAGGACTATGGTTTTGAGCTCGACTTGGTTGGCTTCCAGATCCTTCTGATGTCGCTGTGTCGGTACAAGCATGTTGAGGAGGCGGAGGCGCTGTTCCACGAGAAGAAAAGCAAGTTCCCGCATGTCATAAAGAGCTGGAACATCATACTGAACGGTTGGTGTGTGAAGGGAAGCTTTAGAGACGCTCAAAGGATTTGGAACGATATCGTTGCATCCAAGGTTGAAAGGGACCTGTTCACCTATGGTACATTCATAAAAGCAATGACCAAAGATGGCAGAATTGGTTCCGCAGTGAAGCTGTTCAATAGAATGTGGGAGAAAGGCATTAATCCTGATGTGGCGATCTGCAACTGTATCATTGACCAGTTGTGCTTCAAGAAAAGGATTCCAGAAGCACTTGAGATTTTTGGAGAGATGAATGACCAGCGTTGTCTGGCAGATGTGGCTACATACAACACTTTAATAAAATACTTATGTAAGATAAACCGGATGGAGAAAGTTTATGAGCTTTTGGATGAAATGGAAGCAAAGGGCTGCCCTCCAAACACTAGGACGTATTCTTACATTCTGAAGACAACTGAAAAACCCAAAGATgtcatagctttgatgcagaGGATGGAGCAAAGTGGTTGTAAATTGGATTCTGATACATATAACTTAATATTGAACCTTTATATCAATTGGAAATACGAGAAGGGAGTGCAGCAAGTATGGGATGAGATGGAAAGGAGTGGATCTGGTCCAGATCAACGATCATTTACTATTATGGTTCATGGCCTTCATTCCCAAGGAAAGCTTGATGAGGCTCTGCAATATTACACAACAATGAAATCAAGAGGGATGATTCCAGAACCAAGGACCAAGATACTGGTGAAAGCTATATATATGAAGAAAGATGGGGCTGCCACAGAAGATCAGTCTGCAAATATGACAGGGAAGGATCTAAAACTGGATCCACGATCAAGACTATTCCATGTTCATAAATAG